The Alnus glutinosa chromosome 3, dhAlnGlut1.1, whole genome shotgun sequence nucleotide sequence AAACAAACTAATCTTGACTATCTTCATCGCTTTCCGTCCTCAGATTTTATTAACTAGCAATCCGTCCAACTGATTTCTCTTCTGAAAGTACCGACCATTAAATCGAGTTCAAACGAATTCTATAAGCCCAAAAATTAATTCATCTATTTGTTCCTTGATTACCttcaattattacaaaatttactatttttcaCATTATCATCATTCCCTTCCACTCCCTGAAAACTGAGACCGAGAAACCCGAGTTCCGAAATGGCCCAACAGCTACAAAAACCGGTTCTCCAAAAACCGCCGGGATACCGGGACCCTACCGTTCGGACTCAACCGGGCCCGACACCGCCGCCCCGAAAACCGGTCCTCCCGCCTTCCTTCCACTCGACGAAGCGACGCAAGAGCTGTTTCCGGGGCTGCTGCTGCTGCCTCTGCGTCGTCGTTCTCATGCTAATCATCGTCGCCGCGGTCGCTCTCGGCCTCTTGTACCTCTGGTTCGTGCCGAGACTCCCGGTTTTCCACTTGCAGTCGTTTCGGATCCCCCAGTTCAAAGTCAGCGCCAAGGCCGACGGCACGTACCTGGACGCGCGAACGGTCGCGAGGGTCGAGGTGAAGAACCCCAACGGCAAGCTGTCGTTTTTTTACAAGAAGAGCCGCGTGGCTGTGACGGCTGGGGAGGAGGACACGGAGTTGGGATCGGCGGACGTGGGCGGGTTCACGCAGGAGAAGAAGAACACGACGAGTTTGAAGGTGGAGACTGGTGTGAGGAATCAGCTGGTGACTGATGGGGAGGGCTCGAGGCTCAAGGCTGGCTTCCTCAGCAAGGATTTGGTTGTCAACGTGGAGGTTCGGACTGGGGTGGGGTTTGTCGTGAATGGGGTGAGGTTAGGTCCCCTGGGAGTGAAGGTTTTGTGTGGTGGTGTGAGCTTCAACAGGCTCGAGTCTGGTGTCATGCCCAAATGCACCATCAATACCCTCAAATGGTAACGTCTTTTTACCTTTTTAAATTGGTCACTGAATTGGATTGATCGGATGCAATGTTCGTTTGGATTGCTAAAAattcagataaaaaaaaaaaaaaagaaaaaaaaaaaaagaaaaaaaaaagaacttgttCGAACAACTAAGCGGTTGCTTAGCTAGGTTCTATAAAGACCCTTTTACATAGAgtaggaaaattgttgaaaatttatatttctttaaataattGTCGCCATTTTTGCAATGTTATGGAAGAGTTCAATGTTTCTTAGTTTACTGTATTTATCTTTAAATTGTTTGCAATATTATCCGTCCGTTAAGATTTAGTGTAATACACATATTATTACaagtaaattttgtttttgttttttttttttttaaagaattttaaaaCGGGTGATTTAATAAAtagcgtttttaaaaaataattcacaattttatttaaaaacccaTTTTTGAGAAGCACATGCACGTCTGTAAAATTCGATTGCATTAATTAGGCATGAAAAGAGGCTGCAGATTCATACTTTCTACAATATTTCCCATCAGCTTTACGTGGTAATTAAAGTAAAGCTTATCAAAAAAATCCCATATGATAGCAACAGGGTAACCAATGATAGCTTTTTATTTACACGAATGAATTTTGATTATCAGACTATCAGTCACTCTTGAATATTGATGATGGCATGGGTTGACAATCCTGATTGAGATTGTTGTTTTGCCGCAGGATAAACATACATTGATGGGGTTAAGTTGTCGTGTTTTGGAGATCATGGCTGATGGTGTACGTGGAAGAGTGAATTAGGCAAATTTTCTGGCAAAGAGCCTACACATGAACGTTAGCtagttttatcatttttatatatttaaaataaacgTATACCATATTATTTacttagaaaaatgaaaatggagatTGGAGGGTATCTATAACAGTCTCGACTCGTGTCCATGCCTAAGCTTTGGATCCTTGTTTGTGTGTATAGTATATACTGGGATgcacataattttatttatggGGTTGGATttaattgtttgtttatttcttgGGTGTTGATTGGCACAtcgtttaattaatatatatatatatcttgctcttctctttcttttgtttttttggttgttgtggGGTTGGAAGTTGGGGTCTCGGGTTCCTGATGGAACTGCCAGGCTGCCATTTCTTTGTAAGAAGCAAATGaatcaaaattatatatgaattgaGGTGGGATTAAGATGTAACGTCTAatattttcattaatctttttttttgtttttggagaaTAAGGTGCAACATATCATCCCTTTTGGTAAGCTAAAAGGGGAAGACAACTTGTGGGTTACTAAAGGGTGCCTGCCTCCCAAAGGAAGGATAGCCAGAGAGGGATATGGTATCTGCGACTGCTATGTGTCTCACACACAGATCCAAGATGTTTTAGAGCACTCACATCTGGCTtagtaaatttgttttttattttagttaaaaaaaaaatcatttttttctattaagggtttttttattctttctttttagagcagagataattttttttaaaaaaaaattaattcttttttcacATTTGGTAAGTGAACATTATTAATATAACCGCTAACCAATGTTTCAGCAATTTATTCTGGTATTATTTTAACTATCTATTTTTTCATCTACATTTGGCTTTCTATTTTAGCAATCTACTTTGactattcatttttaaagatttttttattctttttttttagaggacagacaatttaatagattttttaatttttttcttcttcacatttTGTAGTGAATAGTGCTCACCAAATGTTTCACCATTTTGTTATCCTAGATATATTTCATTTTGGTCTTATTTTAATTAGCATATTCACTAACCAAAATAATGTTTGAATTATCTTGACTAGTCGGATGATAATGTGCTCTTAAGAAAAATAATCACTTTGGAAATACTTCACTTCATGACATTTCCATCAATAGcttatcacctttttttttttttttaagattagtgatactttttttttttttttttgacatgtccacacaagagggagagggaggatttgaactagtgacctccgcttcatgaggcgtgattcccagccgattgagctatcccttGGAGACTAGATTAGTGGTACTTGGTAAAATCTATTAATACATAGACGTTAAGCTGCCCCTTTGGTTTGATATTCTACAACGACTTGGTTCAGGAAAGGCACAACTCAACTTTGGGTTGGATGTTCCCAACTTTTAAAGGTATAACATTAATCAATTTGGTGAGTAGCCCACAAATTAGGTGTACGATTTATCAAGTATGAAAATGTCAGCTAATTTGTAGCTTctgcattttcattttctaactttattttctctttcttttttgtaaaacGCTTAAAACTAGAtcttaatcattaaaaaaactacaacacatcACTTAAGCCAAATCCATACTTACGAAAATGTTTAGATAAATTTTTTAGTACTTTCATGTTACAACGAACTAGTCATCATTTAGAGAGAAAAGCAGTAATTCAAGTATTATCAGAGGATGAAATTGGCTGTCCATGTTGTAAGCAATGGGGAATGATGGGTGGGGGACGTTGTGACTTCTGATGTCatcaaaaattactttttgataaaaaaaaaattattttttaattaaaacagtaAAACGTCTCCTGCCAATCACTACTCGTATGCAATAGATGTAACTCCACAAAGAAGATAAGTGCATGATATACTTGTTCCGACAAACATGCAAGACAGACAGTTAATTGCAATCGACCCAAATCTGTCATCATGTGTATATTTGGTGGAGAAAGCTTTGGTGTGATCAATTGGATGCATTTAGATTGCTTACAGATGTAAAAATTTTGTGATATGGATTCagctttaaaaattttaaatttcgttaataataatgtaataaataagCGCAGGGCCCAAAACCTGATGCCCATTTTACATAAAGTCCCACTCACATAAAGAGCATAGAAGGCTTAGGAACCTCCTGCCTATAGACAATAATTGCACTTCTACGAATCTACAAACTCGCGATGTGGCAAGCATAAGACCGCATTTAGGAAGCCTCACATTAAAATGAGTCACCCCCTCCAAATTAGGTACACCCTCTCTTTCCCAGAACCTCCtctccattctttttttttatcctcaACAACCATTTACCAACTTCACCCTTCCCCCATTTTCCCACCTGCGCACTGATAGGACAGGCTTTTGTCAGgaggtttgaaaaaaaatcagCCAGTTTTTTCCGTTTTACCCTTGTACACAACCGTTTATgctgcacaattttt carries:
- the LOC133863969 gene encoding NDR1/HIN1-like protein 6, whose protein sequence is MAQQLQKPVLQKPPGYRDPTVRTQPGPTPPPRKPVLPPSFHSTKRRKSCFRGCCCCLCVVVLMLIIVAAVALGLLYLWFVPRLPVFHLQSFRIPQFKVSAKADGTYLDARTVARVEVKNPNGKLSFFYKKSRVAVTAGEEDTELGSADVGGFTQEKKNTTSLKVETGVRNQLVTDGEGSRLKAGFLSKDLVVNVEVRTGVGFVVNGVRLGPLGVKVLCGGVSFNRLESGVMPKCTINTLKWINIH